In Oncorhynchus kisutch isolate 150728-3 linkage group LG7, Okis_V2, whole genome shotgun sequence, one DNA window encodes the following:
- the LOC109894099 gene encoding uncharacterized protein LOC109894099: MADCLVFHTQIASIMEVLANAAVAEICKLVDDDYAVFRLEITQSRKENRTLRRKLLELKVARERAERTTQERVLASRPSSVKILDQYRGMARGEGHLTEGHRSFVKPAGHNTWRDDQPITVDEGSGTSTQQVIIIESAETEAAGSGVKLERSEREEDPWHSRDTQTRAAVEPHVATKDPPTIAPAPPRTRHRITEVSGTQNAVLKSETDTDTLTVTHRLLRTGSDHRSDPERLGLGRLGCPPASGSEYLLHSNPSPRTVHSLRDSGGALETGNDLSCSYTTEMDPGIMPLGLETLTDLSRGDWNRYTSSVYSEECLDKKGEVVVVDEVTVKVEGDAPLTWNVDKTDLGEGHSQGRDFLNYRESLETNPNVTTQSPLLTVRDRESVSTSMGPSNSQDHVLFDQVLNSKGQKAKAQGRGATSGKSKEKRFLCIFCNKGFSCPQKVEIHQRVHTGEKPFGCTQCHMRFAEAGNLKKHQRVHTGEKPFSCTQCHMRFAQAGHLKRHQRVHKGEK, translated from the exons GACATTGCGGAGGAAACTACTAGAACTGAAGGTGGCACGGGAGCGCGCAGAGAGGACAACGCAAGAGCGCGTCCTCGCCAgtcgtcccagtagtgtcaagatcctcgaccaatacagaggaatggcaagag gtgaaggacatctcactgaaggccacaggagctttgtgaagccagcaggacacaatacatggagagatgaccaaccaatcactgttgatgaggggagtggaacctcaacccagcaaGTTATCATAATAGAG TCTGCAGAAACAGAGGCTGCAGGTTCTGGGGTCAAGCTGGAGAGgtctgaaagagaggaggacccaTGGCACAGCAGAGACACCCAGACTCGGGCAGCTGTAGAGCCCCATGTAGCCACAAAGGACCCCCCCACCATCGCCCCAGCGCCGCCCAGGACCCGACACAGAatcacggaggtcagtggaacgcagaacgccgtcctcaagtcagagacagacacggaTACTTTAACTGTAACACACAGGCTCTTACGCACAGGATCTGACCACAGATCAGACCCAGAAAGACTTGGGCTGGGGAGACTGGGCTGTCCTCCTGCTTCCGGCTCAGAGTATTTACTTCACAGTAACCCAAGCCCGAGGACTGTTCATTCCCTTCGGGACTCAGGTGGCGCATTAGAGACTGGCAATGATCTGTCTTGTTCTTACACTACAGAGATGGACCCTGGCATCATGCCCTTGGGCTTAGAGACACTCACTGATCTGTCCAGAGGGGACTGGAACCGGTACACTAGTAGTGTATACTCTGAAGAGTGCCtagataagaaaggggaggtTGTAGTCGTAGATGAAGTCactgtgaaagtggagggcgACGCTCCTCTGACATGGAATGTAGACAAGACTGACTTAGGAGAAGGACACTCACAAGGCAGAGATTTCTTAAATTACAGGGAAAGCTTAGAGACAAATCCAAATGTCACGACCCAATCTCCTTTACTCACCGTCAGGGATCGCGAGTCAGTGTCCACGTCGATGGGACCTTCCAATTCACAGGACCACGTCCTTTTcgatcaggtattgaactcaaaGGGCCAAAAGGCCAAGGCACAGGGTAGAGGAGCAACATCAGGCAAAAgtaaagagaaacggttcctATGCATattctgtaacaaaggcttcagctgcccccagaaggtggagatccaccagagggtccacacaggggagaaacccttcgGCTGTACCCAGTGTCATATGCGCTTCGCTGAGGCTGGCAACCTGAAGaagcaccagagggtccacacaggggagaaacccttcagctgtacccagtgtcacatgcgctttGCCCAGGCTGGTCACCTGAAGagacaccagagggtccacaAAGGGGAGAAATAA